TCACGCCTCAagtggaagtaaaaaaaaattacaatccttttttcccctcaaaatattttcatgtattcAACTAAAACCTTTATGAGGCTTGACAAATCAAGTGGATATCTTCCAAAGTTTGCAAACTTTTTAATACAAAATTCCCTCTTTTTGTGACTATTTTCGTGGGAGaaacacaaagtgggaattttATTCTAACTATGAGTCAGTTTTTCTTTAGAtgctgcacttaaaaaaaacattaggatCCTTAAATTCTGTCTTTCAGATCTTCTGCTCTGTAAGTTACCTCCTCCTCTGCCGCCAGCATCTTTTTAGGATATGCAGAGAAACTGTACCTTTACCTGCACTGTTCTATGTTTGTGGCCTACatctaataaaaaaagtttcccaCTGATAAGAGTCCAATCACAAAAGTCTTTCTCTGCTGCCTAACTAATTAAAACTGCACTCATTTAGTGTTGTCTACATTTAAATATGAAGTAGATGGTGAACTGACCTCTGCAGAGAAACGGTCAGCTGTGCTGATGATGCTGCATTGTGACTTGACAGAAGTTTTTCTCACCTCGTCTCCCTCTGGCAGCTGACACCTCTCCGCCGGACACACGGCCATTTCCTCATCAGAGTCATCAGACTGAGAGAAATCAGAGCGCGGAGAGGACGAGGTCGAGGCCggcctttttttattcatcttctGTCTTTTGTGAGAGTGCTTTCTGTCCTTCATCCGGCGCTCTGCGTCTGATCCTTCTCTCTCCAGGTGCcgctttgctttcttttctgagCCGGTCGAAGTTTCCCTCACACTGTTACCGCCgtcctgaaaatgaaaacatattaaaaccGATACTGAGGCAGTTTCgagcagggttcctacagctaaAGGAAAGTTAgactttttaagatgttttaaataCCATTCAGAATTAAACCtaagaccaattttaaaacGACTTcaattgaaggaaaaaaaacataaattacttATGATTGGGGACAATTttacccaaatgtttattgtatcTTAAAGTATAACCTTTCTGGTAAATTTAGGAAGTCTAATGAGTTTACAATACAACGTCAGGGAAAAAATGACTCATAACATACTTCCTGTGTCTAAGCAttttttgagacttttgaaagactgattttagacattttaatactaatgAGGGCCTtctttttagatgaatgaattcaatgccttttaagactttttaaggatctgcgggacCCTGGTTTTGAGGAGTGTTTTAATCACTTTGTTACGAGGAAGGCGTTTGTACCTGGTTCAGTGGCAGATTATTTCCCTGAGAGTTaaactgcatgtgtttgtcACAGTCTGCGGACTCGTCCTGTGGCGGCGACATGCATCTGCTTGTGTGCTGGCTGCTGGCTCTTTCCAATAAAACGTGGAAGAGGCTCTGGACCTCCGGCAGAGACACCTGCAGCAGGAGGCCCTCCACCATCAGCTCCTCCAGATCCTGACTCAGGCCTGTCACACAGAAACACCCAGAATACAAACAATCATAACCTATGACGAGCTACTGGGCCCAGATCAGACAGAGCATGCTCTGGACGTTACAAAATGCGTGGCGCACTGATGACGGTTGGTAAAACATTAGCAGTAGTTGAGGTTACAATCGGAAAGGCCTAcgtctctcctctttttttagccatttagGACgtgagctaacgttagcttcaCATAAACCATGTACACTACTGACTGTTGACATCGCCACCCCAGAAAGCTCACTTCTCAATTCATCTGATTGGACACTGGGGGAGAAAAACACCAATGACTGGcctttttctgctctttttttaatgatttaagcAGAGTACTTTATCTATAAATGGAAgtttagcaataaaaaaaaaatattgttcctTTTTTGACGGATATTGAACATAACATGATACTATTCATTGATTCGATGAACAAAAAGGCTTTAAAGACACTTGATATCTGTACAATATCTTTGTTTAATGTGAAATCTCCATGGCTGTTTGTTATTGTTCTGTCTGTTTAAGTTTAATTGTATACTGCATATTTGTTACGCTCTGTTGTGTAAAagcagagaacaaaaaaaaaacccaaaaaaagaacaaaaagttttacgatttttttttttttcaacttgaggCGTTCAGGGCACTCGTGCAAAAACACAGTACAGAAAAATGTGGGGCGCTCAACAATGCAGAAGcagcaagaaaaacacttgaCTAACTAACGGTTACAAAAAGCCACTTTGCTAAAACGTGCTCTGTGTGACTGTGGCCTCCATCATGACTCATGTTGAAAACTGACTTCTTCATTTAGTCGCTGCAGTTAACAGTAAGATGACACTGACCCTGCAGCGGGATGCATCTCTGCTCGGTGTAGAAAACGGTCTGAGCATGGCTTGTCCTATTCCACTCTGGAGTCAAACAAGGAgcctgtgaaaaaaacatcaaactccAAACTTAACATTTGCACAAAATACTTTTACAGCTAACTGCAACAAAATGTGGCAcagggagaagaagagagaccTGAGTGTTGTTGTGGGCGTCACTGCTGCCTGATGCCCAGCGGGTTAAAGTGGGAGGAGTTCCTGGTCTCTCTTCCAGTGCTGGTAGTTTACAAGACTGTGAGATCTCCTGCGCTCGTTGCTGCCAGTTAACTGTCCTCTCCACCAGATAGTGCAGTGCGTCACCCTCCGGCAGACGCACCCCGGTGCGCCGCAGAGATGCGAGCAGAGAGACGACTTTGTTCAACGGGGGCTTTTCTGATCGCTGGCACTGCGGACAGAGCCACGGCTGTGTTTCGCAGGAGTCTGACGGGTCTCTGACACACACGCTGTGGAAAGCGTCCCTGCAGAGTTCACACTGTAACATCGCACCCATGGGCGCCTTCTGGCAGACACACACCTTCAGGTCCATGCAGTCTGCTGTGGGAAGGAGCTTTGACTCGTTTGCTTCCCTGAGATGAGAGAAAGCCTCCATCTCCCTCGCTCGCAGCTCCTCCAGAGTCGCCATCTGGTGAATAAAACACAGACTGAGTCACAACATCTCCTGACAGTGAGAGTCCGTTAATCCCACCGACCACAGTCTCTGAACTTACTGCAGAGGTAGAGTCCCTGGTCTCTGAAAGAGCTTTTTCCACATCGCTGAGAGTGTTGAGccttggtgttttctttttgttacttTTCGGAGAGTCTTTCCCTTTCTTGGCCTTCCTCTTTGGAGAACCTACATTCCCAACTTCACACCTTGGACACAAAACCTGTGAGGAACAAAATACCAGTCAGTATTTTTGCACAGAGGGCCCTGACACCCCAGGCAGACTGTCAACCACTGGTCAACGTCTGTCGCCCTCGTTTTTGCGGTGTGCCTTGCACCGTTGGCACTAATCTGCCTTTGGCGGCTGTTTTTTAAGGTTGGTGGAGGCCATCGGTTATAAAATTCCCCCTGATATCTGATTGGCacttcagctcagtgcacaagaagagaaacagaaacaaggGCAGTAAACACTCAAAGTCAAGACGGCGTGACCTCAAAACAAAGTCAGAGTATAAGTTCAGATGATGTTTTTAGCTATCGAGGTCTTTAGCTGAAAcagttttttataatttgtgttattttttatagcAGACAGTAAATATCCTTTGCTGTTAtaacatcaggttgtgttgttaatggcTGACTAGCACCTTGAGTTCATTCTGTTGGTTTCCAGTTTTTGATTGATGAATACACATTAACTCCACCTGCTGCAAtggagttatttcctctcagcCAAGTACAGGACGTACGTGCTATCGGCCGTCAGCTGTAGTCTTTGCTGTGTGTTCAAGCACAACTTTTTGGCAGAGACACTGGCAACGTGAGGTGATGCAACAGTTGGCCTAAATTGCCACTAGCTCTTTGATATCGACTGTGTGCGTCAGGGCGGAGTAAAGGCCGCTATTCACCAGCTCTTTCTTTCTGCACCAGAGCAGCTCACATCTCTGGAGTGTGAAATTCacttttaaacatatatatcagtatacatacacatatgccTGTATTCCCTGGCACTTTACTTAATTGTATATGTATAATGATACATTAAATTTGTTACTTTCTTCGTCTTAAATCATATAGGGCAAAAtttgagagaggaggaaaaaggcaaaaccTCCATTATATCCACTCCTGCTCTGTAATGTTACATATTTTGGATACACCAAAACACATTATTAAGATGGTGTCTTTTATAAATGTTTCAGTATCTGCTGTTACACAAAGGGTTTAATCATGACTCATATATGCTACATATTAACCACGCAGTCATTCTGTAGCTGCTGCGCTGCTGATTGTCGATATTGACACTTCAAATAAGTAACTGCAGAGAAAGTTAGGTTCTCTTCTAAAAGTTCAGCCACAAAGCATCTTTTATCTCATCTAAATGACCGACAAATGTGTAGTCAATAACATATTAAGCtcaaaactacattaaaagtgtggaaatgttttcagtggATGGCAGCTGTTATTAAATCCTATCCAGTGGACATGACGAGTGTGTGAGATGATGGacttattattcattttaaacttGTGGGTTTTTACCTCCAGTAAAGTGAGGGTTGAGTCTCTGGGTAGAAAAGTTGTAGCTGCAGATTCTCTCCATTCTTGTACTTCAGCCATTAAAGACTCGAGCCTGTCTAAAGGCTCCAGGTGGACTTGAATGGCTTGTCCTCGGAGCACCATGTCAGAGAGGTTGTCCATCATCGGTGAGCAACCGCTGGCCTGAAGAAAGCAGGAGATTACAAGGTTTCAATCAGAGTCAAATCAAAAAGAATAACATCGATATATACCCTACAAAGTAACGAAATGCACAGCGTGTGCTAACCTGAAGCTCCTCGGCTTCCTGAAACCACTCTCGGGCTTTTCTGATGGTGTCTTTCAGGAGGAGACAGTTTGGGAGGTAAGCTGGGATGCCGGACGCCttctcagcagcagcactgagggTCTCTATGGAGTGTGGTGGTCTGAAcggcagaaaaacacaaatgatacACTGAAGGTAAAAGACCTGCAAGTTAATATCTCACTTTAACAAGAACTGTCGTTGCATTTTCTTCCAAAATCTTGACAGGAAGCTTTCTAATATTTTTGTGACTATCACTACAATATTTGGTACCTACAGTTTTTATAAGATGTTTAAAATCAAGACTCTTTAGACCAGcgatactcaacctgctttgcttgggggccacttttgcaaaatgacaggaagccaggggccagttgcagcagccccatatatatttctaagattttaggatgtttaggattttatgacatttctaggatttttggatgtttctaggatttttggatgtttctaggattttaggggcttagctaggacctctgttgagGGGTGGGGGGATCCTCTActggcactttttaaaaaaaataaacaagctctattttgatgctgttttatgcactctggcaccttatgtatacgaaaagtacaaaaacaatgtccagtgcaaatcactttattttaattgtgaattagaaaatggttgtaGGGCAAGCCAGGACCCTATAAGGGGCCAAATTAGGCCcacgggccgtaagttgagtatcactgctttggACCTTCGGCAAAACACtagaaaatataattataaacattaaatttaacattGTGAAACCCAAACTTCAAGGCTGCGGTGAACTAAGCACGGTGAGGGAACATAACActtctgaaaaatgcaaaaaatttaATCCCTGACTTGAAATTAGTTTTTCTGATCATAGAGAGAAAAGATGACAGCCATGCCATTAAAGCCTTTGAAAAGCACTTGTGACAGTTAATGCTGAAAAGCACTGAGAACCAATGGAATGAGGGCAGAACTAAATATGATGCTCACTTTTTGTTGGTCTTGTTGAATATTCTAGCAGCAGCATTTTGCACTAGCTGTAATTAAAACGAAGCAAAATCAGGAGCACTGACGTAATATTACAGTAATCACAGGTACAATCAGTGCAAATACCTGGACAGAAAGTTACAGGTATCATTTGGTGATGATTTGGATGTGTCTCCACCCTGTGGCTTACATTAACTCTGACACGGATGGGTCGGTGCTGCGCTCACCTGGCTTTCAGCAGACTGCTGGCCTTGTCCTCCCAGTGCTCGGACACAGTGAGCAGCTCCTGCAGGCGTGCCATGGCTTTCTCCACAGACGGATGAGGTGACAGGCCGACTCCCTGGTCAATGAGCCTCCTCATGGTCTCCAGGGTCAGGCTGGCGGGCTGAGCGCTGGCCTGCTGCACGCCCTCCAGCCAGCGCGCCTGCTCCAGCCTCACTCTGAGGCGAGGCAGCTCGGGCAGCTCCACGTCAAAGTCAAAGCTGATGTCCAACAGGCTCTGGATCTCAGCGACGCTGGGAACTTCATCTGCAAGGACCttctcactgtgctgctggaAGTCTTCGATGCGATTCAAGAGTTCCTAAAGCAAAAGATCAATTCAAACACACGCGAAGTAAAATTCAGTACCTCTGCATTAATGATTTCTCGGGGTAACAGTGCACAAAAGTCACAGTTCGGTTTAAAAGTCATGGTTTTTGTGCAAGTTTGTTACATCGGAAAAACCCAGCCCAAATAAGGAtccctttcttttcatttattctgaACAGGCGTAAGTACAAGcatcaaagacagacaaaatctTCATGCTGGGAACTGAAGTAATATTGTGGCAACTTTGATAAACTATTTTCATCATAAATAACATTGTTTGAACATCTGTATGATCCTTTATGACATGAAATCGAAAAtacccaaaacacacagaattataaaatataaatcatgcATTAGAAGGAGTGTTACAATATTATCCTGCCTAAAGGCAGTAGAGATAAGCAGTTCTGCTccgctttgatttttttttcttgtcatggTGATTAGCAAATCCGAGTGATGCTGTTAAATGTGCATCAGCATGTTGGATGTTTTTACATTCACCGACCCTACAACGGTGGAGCAACGGCAACACGCCGCCCTCCTCTTAtgcacatctctctctctctctctctctctctctctctctctctccctcgctctccctCGCTGGTGTAGCTGACCTGgcgttttttattttcagggtATAATTACGTTATTGGGTGCTACAGGGTCTTCCAGCAGCTGTGTTTCATTTCCACTCACTATAGTGTAACTGACTCATAACAAAAtcaactgtttgttttaaccTCAGCATTTGCTGCTAACGGTGTACAGCTAATAGTTTTTGTGAAGAACTTaagcttttaaattaaattttaaaatctgtgtaTCAGTCAACATACTGTGCATTCGAAGTGCAGCTGCATGCACCAGACCAGACTGGACCGTGAGCCCTGTACCATGAAGGTTCAGCACGAATACACGAAACTGATACAGCTCTACTGATTTCAGTGTTGATCAAAGTCACATTCCTTTAGCCATCCATGCAGATATTTGAAGCCAGGACACTGTTCGGATTTAAGGATAGGCTcacaattttctaaatttgttttaaaacatccGTCACATGCTCGTATGAATACTGAAAGAGGTTTTACTACGCGTTATCAAAGAGATCTGTTCAGTGCTTCCAATGTAAGAGACAAGATTTGCTGTCCTCATTCTGGGTAACAATTTATTCAGATCTCAGTAAATCGTTAACTGGAGGTAATATGTAAAGGTAATATGATGCTTCAGCAGTCTGATGCTGCTAAATCAAATGAATATCTCCCAAAGTGATATTAGTACTGAATTCACTTGTGTTTATAAGTTCAGTGTGAGCTTCATGTCTTGCCGGGTCGGTTGATCCGCACAGTGGGAACATTTAAGTCACAGGTTCTGGCCATACGACTTCAAATGTGCAGTGTGAGTTAACTCAATGTGCACTGTCCAGCCTGAATTTAAattcatgttatttttctgaggaaaaacacaggaCGAATTTATCCTCGTCAGTTACCTTCAACTTGGGGGCCTGAGGGAGACTGCAGGACAGGTTATAGAGCTGCCTCACAAAGGATCTCAGCTCCTCCACAGACAGCTGGCTGCACGATTTCCCATTTCCACACCGATACCTAAAAGAGAGCGTCCAGTCAGTTAAAGAAAAGAACTCCATTAAGGCATTAATGCTACTTTCTAACTTGAAGAAACGTGTAGAGAAATGTGAAGACAGATAATCTATAAATTTCATCCGATGGAGCCGAGTGTATTAATGCTACCTGGTCTGCCTCTTGCCGTTCAAAAGCTGCTGAGCCACTGAGGAGCACTTCTCCGCATCCTGTGTGACCAGACGTAGCCGACGCAGCAGGTCGTTGTCGGGGAACAGCTTGGACTCTGATTCAGCAAGAAGCAAGCGAAACACTGGCAGGCCTGAGGAGAGAACACCTGGTTAATAACAGCCTAACACATTCACagtttaaattacaataaacacacataaataataaacacatttcctcTGCTTGTTTTTCATCGTTTTGGCCACAGTAATAGTGTTTTGTAACGTTTGCTTAAGAGAATCATACCAGTAGTTTCAGCACATTAAATCCTATATGCCAATAATTACATTACAGACAACTATTTCCCAATTTATGCAAGTGGCGCTAtgatttttcaatgttttttttcctttcagggGTCTGTTGTTCTCAGTTCATTTTAGTGCCTCATCAGAATCGACTCGCAGACACAACACAGATAATCTATGACACACCAGTCAGCACTAGTTTTTGTTAGACTTAGATTTCCAGCTGGTCTGTTCCCCACCACGTAGTACTTGAATAAATCTATGTATAAGTATGTCTGTTGTCGTTATGTATGTCTACTGATAACTTTTTGGTATGTgtgatttttatcatttcagtaCATGTATGGTATGTCGACCTTCTGTTTGTGTGCTAAAATGCCCTTGTGATATGCTGAAAACcaattttcccaaaaaaacaatacgGTATCTATCAAGGGACCTCAGACAAGAAGACGGTTatgacttttgtatttaatcattttgagcattttgaggAGTAAATGGTGCAGAGATGTGCAGAATACCTGCCTCTGGAACCAACAGATGGCAAGctatgcaaacaacaacaatctgtTTGCTGCAATGACTGAGACCGGGTTTCAAAATACAGCTAGAAATTTAGGAGCTctacaatatttatatttttggtgcCACTGTTTTACCTTTATAAATTCTTATTTTGCTGTACATAGTATGTATTTCAAACGTGGCGTTTCAATCCTATACGTGTTGGGTGCTGACAGAGTTTAATGCATATGTTATAAGAGTAGCGCAGTGCGTGGCcgagcgagagaaagagaggatgcACTCGGGGCAGACAGGTGTTGGCGATCGATGCACACCCGAAAATAGGGTTCCCCTGATAGCACCGGTGTAATTTGAACATTGACTGGGACATTTTGGAAGTGCTGCTGGAGTTCAAGCGAGGCTGCGACGCAGCGAACGAACCTAAATGTGTGAATAGCCCTACAGATGTTAGCGCTCTATCGCACGTGCAGTTGACAAAGTTGTTCATCCCTCAAATTAACCACAACTTATCAAAGAGAAGCTTGTTGTGCTTCACTGAGCAAAGCCTGTCCAATCAGAATAACATGTAAGCCTGCCAAGAAACCACTCAAGGAGGATGTTATCTCCACCAGGAAAATTAGCCAGAGGACAAAAGATTGTTTAGTGAGCTTAATCATAATTACTGTGTGTTACAAATATTTTCTATAGTTTATAGTTTCAAAGGAGGGTGTATCACTGGAACAtcttattttaaagatattacAAATTCTGCAGTATTGTAATACAAAAGCTAAAATATGGCTGCATGCTTTGAGGAATGACTGGAGAAAATATGCAGATTTCAATGGCACAGTCCTTCcatgctttgttttgttctttgctCGTGCTGCTTACCTTTCTTCTTCTCCAGTTTAGCCTCTAGAGTCTCTGTCACAAGGGAGGCCCATTCATCATACAGCTCAGCTCGCTGCTTCACAGCATTCATCATGGGATACAGCTCGTCCAGTGTGTATCTGAAACTGCAGGAGCAAACACTGAGTTCGTGAGGTAGAGgtaaaaataagacacaaatcTACTCCAGGAGGCCCAGAATACtcagacataaaatatattttttcctgacCTACTGTACTCATTAAATCTGCACGTCTGACAGAGACCGTGTACTCTGATCCAAACCCTGTTAACTGCATCTGTATCGGCTCCTGAGGGACTTACTTCAGTGTGTAGTTGGTGATGGGGCAGGAACAGAGGTCGTTGATGTGGTACAGACAGACCAGCACTCCCGGGCTGCAGGGACAGGTGATGGCAGACAGGTAGCAGGTGGTCCTGCACCTGGCACACTGCCGCTCGTCGTCCTGGAGGTGATCGTATTTTGCCTCCTGGTGATGCAACACCCCCTGAAGGTGTGAGACAACAACTGAAGTGTTAAAAGCAAATCAACACAGTGAGCATGTTCGCTCGAGGGAACGTGATATCtctttttacactttatttaacatgtaaTTGTCGTTAAGAGAGCCTGAAACCATGTTAGCTATCAACAAAGTGTTCACAGTAAAAGTGACACgctataatatgtttttacacACTGAAAAGAAATTTTATTCTGCAGAAGGGTAATTGTGTGCACACCATGACGAAAATTAATCTACAGACAATCTACACAACACACAGTGTTATGGTGTAATAAAATTTCTTAAAACAGAGACTATCTTAccattttcttcactttctctctcagtATCTGCTCTTCTCGGATCATCGCGACCATGTCCTTGTGGACAGCTGACGCCAGGACAACGTCAAGTGTGCCTGCTTTCGAGGCCATGTTGCACACCATCTCATCATGTGAGAACACATTATACCGGTGCAGCGTACGATAGTGGTCAACACACTGCCTGCCAAGAGGCATCTGGAGATATAGAGAGGAAAGAAATTCGTTTTAAGGACGGTTCATTCATGTtgtgttgaatttaaaaaaaaaacgcgtCAAAGGACTGGCTTTTCTAATGCATGAAATTCACGTGAATTTAATCTGCTACAATTTTGATAACTGATTCATCCATTATGTATTGtctgaaaaaaagggggggaaaagCCAAATTGTCAGTTTAtaggttttcaaatgtaaaagtttaaataaataaaaatgtatgcaaaaaccgccagtttttttcctcaattttttattgataacctttgcaaaaaaatgatcaaaactaATGAATACTGAAGCTAATCTAAACACTGATGCATTagcctattaaaaaaaaaaaaactccaccaGTACTTATATGTTAGTTGAAACCACTCAGATTGTTGTATTTTGGTTGCTCTTACAAACAACAAGTTGTAAAGTGAAACAAACCCAGTCCACGGTGCAGAAGTTGACTGCCTCAGCGAAGTTGAAGCCCTGATTGAAGCCGCTGTGATAGGCTCTGGGAAACGTGATGACAAACTCGCCAGCACACTGGTTTGTTCTGTAAATCTGAAGGACAGCAGGAGACAAAAGATGATTTACGTTCCTGTTAGAAAGACcagctgcttgttttttgaAACGTGCCAGCTGTGCATTACTGCTGATTATAGACAGAGGGAATCTGTGCATGTCAAAGAAGCTGTGTAAATACGTACTGGGACTCCGTGGGCCATCAGGGTGTTGGGGTTCATGATGGTGACCAGCTGGTGCAGCAGGTCAGGCTGAGACTCAAACAGCTCTGGGGCCAGTTTCCTCATCACCGCCTCCAGTTGTTCTGCAGCAAAACCAGGAGCTCCGTACCAGGTTTTAGGCTCCCCCCTTGTAGTGAATAAGATAAATATAAGATTCaacttgaaataaaacaaaaataaagtctcGATGTTTATCATTACATGCCCACACAAACAATGTCTTCGCTCTCAGCAAGAAAAGCTCTAATTGTTAAGTACCAGTGCAGGTAGTTGATGGAGTAGCTCCAGTGATCCTCGATGTGCCAGCAGAAGGAGGAGAAGCACATGCCAACATAAAGCCACGGCAGCGTCATCCCACAGATGTCAGCTGTTACGTGAGTCAGTACAGACGGGTTCATCATCGCCAGGTTGTTCAGGTTCCAGCCACACTTGAGGTATTTCTGCAAGAAAGACGACATGCAAAATGtaataacacacaaataaactgtTCATAACATTTAAAGGTTTTGTTTACAACATTCAAAATATTCAACAGCATacaactatttgctatgtaaagatttTGCGGAGCGATGGCgtcctctgtgtgttgtaatctgagcttctctgttctttgtgtttgttgctgGTCCAGCTGTGCATTCATGTCAGTGCATGTGGTTCCCTGTGTAAGTCCCACTTGATAGATGTGCGCCACTGCTCTGCTGTACGCTAACACATGCGGTTTCAGCTGATAACACCATTCTGAAAACACTGTTGCGGGACACTGGTGACgatgttagcactgttagcatGGATAGCATTGCTAGCTGGCGCTATTTCAACTCAACCACCTCCATATTTGCTTCAGACATCAGAGGCGAGAGCTGTGTGTAGGCAACCCCGCCCCAGAATCTGAATGTTGTATACTGCACCTTTAAATTTACCACACAGATAAAATTCACGGGCATTGATGCGACTCATCAAATAAGTGGAGCAGagcgttttttgtttgtttgtttttacctgaCTCTGTTTGTGCAGCATGTGGTTGCTGCCAGCTTCTCTTTATGTGTACTGAGCTTTAGCAAATGATAACGCAGCTGGTTATGGAGGAAGTGGAAGTGTATGCTATACTGAGTAGTACTGAATTCATTATCACTATTGTTTTATAGATGCATTGATTTGGCTCATTTATttgaatgtgaaatgtaaaagtaTACATAAAGGTTGGTCTGCTGCTTTGCATTGCCTCTGGTAcaataaattattcattttgttaaaatcattttaaacaattctttgtagtttttaccCGTTGGAGGGACACAGAgccatttaaacatttaaaatgaatgctCATGTAGGCAAGCTTGCTTCAGTGCTCAGTAGAGCAGCTTCACTTGATAATAATAGAAACGCTCTGCTGCGTAAATGAGACGTAACCATGTCTCATGTATTTTGGCAATAAGACTGATGCAGGGTTTCTGTTTGTTAAGTCTTAAAGTTGaatttaagacctttttaataCCTCATTGAATGTAATTTAATACCTGTTAAGTGATTATATGGTTGGGGTGATAAAGCCTAAAAGTATTTATGAacacatcacttttttaaatactttccaGCAGTACATACATAG
The DNA window shown above is from Plectropomus leopardus isolate mb chromosome 8, YSFRI_Pleo_2.0, whole genome shotgun sequence and carries:
- the kdm5bb gene encoding lysine-specific demethylase 5B-B isoform X2; translated protein: MSQPRPDEFKPPPECPVFEPSWEEFKDPFAFINKIRPIAEKTGICKVRPPPGWQPPFACDVDRLHFVPRIQRLNELEAQTRVKLNFLDQIAKFWDLQGVALKIPHVERKILDLYKLNKLVADEGGFDIVCRDRRWTKIALQMGFAPGKAVGSHLRGHYEKTLYPYNLFQSGANLLCVQKPVQPVENTGSMESVDTKELKLLEQAQRQTAQTPDTGPTARRAKRMKCEVACVKTEPGESRPNLRRRMGSFVAKQEQEKEIPIQVKQEPVEIKEPIIEADKFKSRYKKILPPVITSPVDLVVCLVCGSGGDEERLLLCDGCDDSYHTFCLIPPLPDIPKGDWRCPKCLAQECNKPHEAFGFEQAYRDYSLRAFGQMADAFKSDYFNMPVHMVPTELVEKEFWRLVGAIEEDVTVEYGADIASKEFGSGFPIPNGKFKVSPADEKYLKCGWNLNNLAMMNPSVLTHVTADICGMTLPWLYVGMCFSSFCWHIEDHWSYSINYLHWGEPKTWYGAPGFAAEQLEAVMRKLAPELFESQPDLLHQLVTIMNPNTLMAHGVPIYRTNQCAGEFVITFPRAYHSGFNQGFNFAEAVNFCTVDWMPLGRQCVDHYRTLHRYNVFSHDEMVCNMASKAGTLDVVLASAVHKDMVAMIREEQILREKVKKMGVLHHQEAKYDHLQDDERQCARCRTTCYLSAITCPCSPGVLVCLYHINDLCSCPITNYTLNFRYTLDELYPMMNAVKQRAELYDEWASLVTETLEAKLEKKKGLPVFRLLLAESESKLFPDNDLLRRLRLVTQDAEKCSSVAQQLLNGKRQTRYRCGNGKSCSQLSVEELRSFVRQLYNLSCSLPQAPKLKELLNRIEDFQQHSEKVLADEVPSVAEIQSLLDISFDFDVELPELPRLRVRLEQARWLEGVQQASAQPASLTLETMRRLIDQGVGLSPHPSVEKAMARLQELLTVSEHWEDKASSLLKARPPHSIETLSAAAEKASGIPAYLPNCLLLKDTIRKAREWFQEAEELQASGCSPMMDNLSDMVLRGQAIQVHLEPLDRLESLMAEVQEWRESAATTFLPRDSTLTLLEVLCPRCEVGNVGSPKRKAKKGKDSPKSNKKKTPRLNTLSDVEKALSETRDSTSAMATLEELRAREMEAFSHLREANESKLLPTADCMDLKVCVCQKAPMGAMLQCELCRDAFHSVCVRDPSDSCETQPWLCPQCQRSEKPPLNKVVSLLASLRRTGVRLPEGDALHYLVERTVNWQQRAQEISQSCKLPALEERPGTPPTLTRWASGSSDAHNNTQAPCLTPEWNRTSHAQTVFYTEQRCIPLQGLSQDLEELMVEGLLLQVSLPEVQSLFHVLLERASSQHTSRCMSPPQDESADCDKHMQFNSQGNNLPLNQDGGNSVRETSTGSEKKAKRHLEREGSDAERRMKDRKHSHKRQKMNKKRPASTSSSPRSDFSQSDDSDEEMAVCPAERCQLPEGDEVRKTSVKSQCSIISTADRFSAEVNWVQCDGSCNQWFHQVCVGVTAEMAEKEDYICVRCTLSDGHMRK